The following proteins are encoded in a genomic region of Burkholderia pyrrocinia:
- a CDS encoding response regulator transcription factor, which translates to MRLLLIEDDRPIARGIQSSLEQAGFTVDMVHDGIFAEQALAQNRHELVILDLGLPGIDGMTLLTRFRQTNRHTPVIVLTARDELNDRIQGLNSGADDYMLKPFEPAELEARIRAVMRRSGPHSDMPRPEVSLGGVRLSGVDRRIFNDDKPLELSPREFAVLEMLLLRHGRVVSKAQLQDHLTHFGGDLGDTAIEVYVHRVRKKLEQCRVEIVTVRGFGYLLQEIRQTASV; encoded by the coding sequence ATGCGACTCCTTCTGATCGAAGACGACCGCCCCATCGCACGCGGTATCCAGAGCAGCCTCGAGCAGGCTGGCTTCACCGTCGACATGGTGCATGACGGCATTTTTGCCGAACAGGCGCTGGCACAAAACCGCCACGAACTCGTGATCCTCGACCTCGGCCTGCCGGGCATCGACGGGATGACGCTGCTCACGCGCTTCCGCCAGACCAACCGCCACACGCCCGTGATCGTACTGACCGCGCGTGACGAACTGAACGACCGGATCCAGGGCCTGAACTCCGGCGCCGACGACTACATGCTCAAGCCGTTCGAGCCGGCCGAGCTCGAAGCGCGCATCCGCGCGGTGATGCGCCGCAGCGGCCCGCACAGCGACATGCCGCGTCCGGAAGTGTCGCTCGGCGGCGTCCGCCTGTCGGGCGTCGACCGCCGCATCTTCAACGACGACAAGCCGCTCGAACTGTCGCCGCGCGAATTCGCGGTGCTCGAAATGCTGCTCCTGCGTCATGGCCGCGTCGTCAGCAAGGCCCAGCTGCAGGATCACCTCACGCACTTCGGCGGCGATCTCGGCGACACCGCGATCGAAGTCTATGTGCACCGCGTGCGCAAGAAACTCGAGCAGTGCCGTGTCGAAATCGTCACGGTGCGCGGCTTCGGCTACCTGCTTCAGGAAATCCGCCAGACGGCGAGCGTCTGA
- a CDS encoding DUF3717 domain-containing protein has product MSDISINDLEAAINFWRARSPSSGDELKLCEEASALSKPYALLIVQREGALQLEGLDPKARKAYETYVRLKDGLES; this is encoded by the coding sequence ATGTCCGATATTTCGATCAACGACCTTGAAGCCGCGATCAATTTCTGGCGCGCCCGCTCGCCGTCGAGCGGCGACGAACTCAAACTCTGCGAAGAGGCCAGCGCGCTCTCCAAGCCGTATGCGCTGCTGATTGTACAGCGCGAAGGCGCGCTGCAACTGGAAGGTTTGGACCCCAAAGCGCGGAAAGCGTACGAGACTTACGTGCGCCTTAAGGATGGCTTGGAAAGCTGA
- a CDS encoding 4a-hydroxytetrahydrobiopterin dehydratase has protein sequence MIHKLTSEERKTRLEGLPLWTAMPGRDAIQRSLRFADFNEAFGFMTRVAIKAQEMNHHPEWFNVYNRVDVTLSTHDADGLTERDIELALFIDQAGAHARPAA, from the coding sequence ATGATCCACAAGCTCACATCAGAAGAACGCAAGACCCGGCTCGAAGGCCTGCCGCTCTGGACGGCCATGCCGGGCCGCGACGCGATCCAGCGCAGCCTGCGCTTCGCCGATTTCAACGAAGCATTCGGCTTCATGACGCGCGTCGCGATCAAGGCGCAGGAAATGAACCACCATCCGGAATGGTTCAACGTGTACAACCGCGTCGACGTCACGCTGTCGACCCACGACGCCGACGGCCTGACCGAACGCGACATCGAACTGGCGCTGTTCATCGACCAGGCCGGCGCGCACGCGCGACCGGCCGCCTGA
- the phhA gene encoding phenylalanine 4-monooxygenase: MSTVVTAKLQEQFDAGLETRADFTIDQPLARYGQVDHAVWKQLYARQSALLRGRACDAFVAGLGKIDLPADRVPSFADVNRQLKPATGWEIVAVPGLVPDRVFFEHLANRRFPVTWWMRRPDQLDYLQEPDCFHDLFGHVPLLIDPVFADYMQAYGRTALAVADDAAALARLARLYWYTVEFGLIRDPRGTNGLSIYGAGIVSSKGESLYSLESAAPNRLGFDLERVMRTQYRIDTFQKTYFVIDDFAQLFALADVDGRALADRLAALPEFAAGAVLDTDRVLHRGTGEGWPDDA; the protein is encoded by the coding sequence ATGTCCACCGTCGTCACCGCGAAACTGCAGGAGCAGTTCGACGCGGGCCTCGAAACCCGCGCAGATTTCACCATCGACCAGCCGCTGGCGCGCTACGGCCAGGTCGACCATGCGGTGTGGAAACAGCTCTATGCGCGCCAGTCGGCGCTGCTGCGCGGGCGCGCCTGCGACGCGTTCGTCGCGGGGCTCGGCAAGATCGACCTGCCGGCGGATCGCGTGCCGTCGTTCGCCGACGTGAACCGCCAGTTGAAGCCCGCGACGGGCTGGGAGATCGTCGCGGTGCCGGGCCTCGTGCCCGACCGCGTGTTCTTCGAGCACCTCGCGAACCGGCGTTTTCCGGTCACCTGGTGGATGCGCCGTCCCGACCAGCTCGACTACCTGCAGGAACCCGACTGCTTCCACGACCTGTTCGGCCACGTGCCGCTGCTGATCGACCCGGTGTTCGCCGACTACATGCAGGCGTACGGCCGTACCGCGCTCGCGGTCGCCGACGACGCAGCGGCGCTTGCGCGGCTCGCGCGGCTCTACTGGTATACGGTGGAATTCGGGTTGATCCGCGACCCGCGCGGCACGAACGGGCTGTCGATCTACGGTGCCGGGATCGTGTCGAGCAAGGGCGAAAGCCTGTACAGCCTCGAAAGCGCGGCGCCGAACCGGCTCGGTTTCGACCTCGAGCGCGTGATGCGCACGCAGTACCGGATCGACACGTTCCAGAAGACCTATTTCGTGATCGACGATTTCGCGCAGCTGTTCGCGCTCGCCGACGTAGACGGCCGCGCGCTGGCCGACCGGCTGGCGGCGCTGCCCGAATTCGCGGCCGGCGCGGTGCTCGATACCGACCGCGTGCTGCACCGCGGCACCGGCGAAGGCTGGCCCGACGACGCGTGA
- a CDS encoding Lrp/AsnC family transcriptional regulator: MLELDHFDLALLDVLQRFGRATHQQLGEEVPLSPSQIGRRLQRLEAAGVIEGYRVMLRPERLGLGVTAFTSLKLKHHGDSIIEQFQQQIDVLPEVLECHAVVGDADYLLRIVAPDLNALSQFVMKKLMRVPGVDSVRSNIVLTTFKRNGALPLAHLAPGAA; encoded by the coding sequence ATGCTGGAACTCGATCACTTCGATCTCGCGCTGCTGGACGTACTGCAGCGCTTCGGTCGCGCGACGCATCAGCAGCTCGGCGAGGAGGTGCCGCTGTCGCCGTCGCAGATCGGCCGGCGGTTGCAGCGGCTCGAGGCGGCGGGCGTGATCGAAGGCTACCGCGTGATGCTGCGCCCCGAAAGGCTCGGGCTCGGCGTCACCGCGTTCACGAGCCTGAAGCTCAAGCACCACGGCGATTCGATCATCGAGCAGTTCCAGCAGCAGATCGACGTGCTGCCCGAAGTGCTCGAATGCCATGCCGTCGTGGGCGATGCCGACTACCTGCTGCGGATCGTCGCGCCCGACCTGAACGCGCTGTCGCAGTTCGTGATGAAGAAGCTGATGCGCGTGCCGGGCGTCGACAGCGTGCGCTCGAACATCGTGCTGACGACCTTCAAGCGCAACGGCGCGCTGCCGCTCGCGCATCTGGCGCCCGGCGCCGCGTGA
- a CDS encoding class IV adenylate cyclase codes for MARNIEIKARAREFDQLRERAATLATDAPLFYRQQDFFYDVPRGRLKLRRFEDGTPAELIFYQRDDRDGPKASYYTRSPVTNPDAMHALLATALTTRGIVTKERHVYLAGRTRIHLDRVDGLGDFIELEVVLGPDDDEAGGEAEAHDVFTKLGVSQDDLVAVAYVDLLNADTQHEAA; via the coding sequence ATGGCCCGCAACATCGAGATCAAAGCCCGCGCCCGCGAATTCGACCAGCTGCGCGAACGCGCGGCGACGCTCGCGACCGACGCGCCGCTGTTCTATCGCCAGCAGGATTTCTTCTATGACGTGCCGCGCGGCCGGCTGAAGCTGCGCCGCTTCGAGGACGGCACGCCGGCCGAACTGATCTTCTACCAGCGCGACGACCGCGACGGCCCGAAGGCGTCGTACTACACGCGCAGCCCGGTGACGAATCCCGACGCGATGCACGCGCTGCTCGCGACCGCGCTGACCACACGCGGGATCGTGACGAAGGAACGGCACGTCTACCTCGCGGGCCGCACGCGCATCCACCTCGACCGCGTCGACGGCCTCGGCGATTTCATCGAACTGGAAGTCGTGCTCGGCCCCGACGACGACGAAGCCGGTGGCGAAGCCGAAGCGCACGACGTGTTCACGAAGCTCGGCGTGTCGCAGGACGATCTCGTCGCGGTCGCGTACGTCGACCTGCTGAACGCCGACACGCAGCACGAGGCGGCCTGA
- a CDS encoding LysR family transcriptional regulator translates to MDLTLLRAFATVAREGNLTRAAAQLHLTQPAVSLQIKHLQETLGVALFTRTSRGLALTRDGQTLLPHAERALAAAADVQRAAAALRHEVRGRLRIGTILDPGFLRLGGFLRALVETHPQIETALRHGMSGWVIEQVRAQALDVGYYIGRPGEDDPLDGALFHTVTLTHFQYRVLAPAGWKERVQRAHDWRALAALPWIWTPPASAHHRLLSRRFADAGAQPVKVAEVDQEQSMLDLVKSGIGLTLARDSTALAEAHAHALTIVERVTVPTELTFVTLAERRDEPAIAAALRLIEAQWAI, encoded by the coding sequence ATGGATCTCACCCTGCTCCGCGCGTTCGCGACGGTCGCGCGCGAAGGCAACCTGACGCGCGCCGCCGCGCAACTGCACCTGACGCAGCCGGCCGTCAGCCTGCAGATCAAGCATCTGCAGGAAACGCTCGGCGTCGCGCTGTTCACGCGCACGTCGCGCGGGCTCGCGCTCACGCGCGACGGCCAGACGCTGCTGCCGCATGCGGAACGCGCGCTCGCCGCGGCCGCCGACGTACAGCGTGCCGCTGCTGCGCTGCGGCACGAGGTGCGCGGCCGGCTGCGGATCGGCACGATTCTCGATCCGGGCTTCCTGCGGCTCGGCGGCTTCCTGCGCGCGCTGGTCGAGACCCATCCGCAGATCGAGACCGCGCTGCGGCACGGGATGTCGGGCTGGGTGATCGAACAGGTGCGCGCGCAGGCGCTCGACGTCGGCTACTACATCGGCCGGCCGGGCGAGGACGATCCGCTCGACGGCGCGCTGTTCCACACCGTCACGCTCACGCATTTCCAGTACCGCGTGCTCGCGCCGGCCGGCTGGAAGGAGCGCGTGCAGCGCGCGCACGACTGGCGTGCGCTCGCCGCGCTGCCGTGGATCTGGACGCCGCCGGCGTCCGCGCACCACCGGCTGCTGTCGCGGCGCTTCGCGGACGCCGGCGCGCAGCCCGTGAAGGTTGCCGAGGTCGACCAGGAGCAGTCGATGCTCGACCTCGTCAAATCGGGCATCGGGTTGACGCTCGCGCGCGACTCGACCGCGCTGGCCGAAGCGCACGCGCATGCGCTGACGATCGTCGAGCGCGTGACGGTGCCGACCGAACTGACGTTCGTGACGCTCGCCGAGCGGCGCGACGAACCGGCGATCGCGGCCGCGCTGCGGCTGATCGAAGCGCAGTGGGCGATATGA